DNA sequence from the Actinomycetes bacterium genome:
TGGCCGCTGCGCTGACCGCGCGCAGCGACCTGCCGCCGTGGCCAACGTCCGCGATGGACGGCTGGGCGGTGCGCGGCCAGGGCCCCTGGCGGGTGGTCGGCACCGTGCTCGCGGGGTCCCGGCCGCAGCCGCTGGGCGCGGGCACCGCGGTGCGCATCGCCACCGGGGCCGGCCTCCCGCCCGGCGCGGACGCGGTGCTGCGCCGGGAGGACGGCACCGAGGACGCCGACACACTGACCGGCCCGCGACCGCCAGCCGAGACCGACGTGCGCCCGGCGGCCGGCGAGTGTCGCGTGGGCGACGAGGTGGCCGCGGCCGGCACGACGGTCACGCCGGCCCTGCTCGGACTGGCCGCGGCAGCCGGCTACGACCGGCTGCCCGTGGTGGTCCCTCCCCGGGTGCAGGCGCTGGTCCTCGGTGACGAGCTGCTCGACGACGGGGTGGCCAGGCACGGCCAGGTCCGCGACGCTCTCGGCCCGATGCTGCCCGGCTGGCTGGCCGCGCTCGGCGCCGAGGCGTGCACCCCGCAGCGGGTGCCGGACACCGCCGAGGCGCTCGCCGCGGCCCTGGCCGCCGCCGACGCGGACGTCGTGGTGACCACCGGGTCGACGGCCCGTGGCCCGGTCGACCACCTGCACGCCGTGCTGGCCCAGGTCGGGGCCAGGGTGCTCGTCGACGGCGTCGCCGTCCGTCCGGGACACCCGATGCTGCTGGCCCGGCTGCCGGACGGCCGGCCGCTGGTGGGCCTGCCGGGCAACCCGCTGGCCGCGGTGTCCGGCCTGCTCACGCTCGCCGAGCCGGTGCTGTGCGGGCTGCTGCGCCGTCTCGAGCCGGAGCCCGTGCTGACCACGCTGCGCGAGACCGTCACCGGGCACCCCCACGACACCCGGCTGGTGCCGGTGCGCGGTGGCGTCCCGCTGCACCATGTCGGCCCGGCGATGCTGCGTGGGCTGGTGACCGCCGACGCGATGGCCGTGATC
Encoded proteins:
- a CDS encoding molybdopterin-binding protein, which codes for AAALTARSDLPPWPTSAMDGWAVRGQGPWRVVGTVLAGSRPQPLGAGTAVRIATGAGLPPGADAVLRREDGTEDADTLTGPRPPAETDVRPAAGECRVGDEVAAAGTTVTPALLGLAAAAGYDRLPVVVPPRVQALVLGDELLDDGVARHGQVRDALGPMLPGWLAALGAEACTPQRVPDTAEALAAALAAADADVVVTTGSTARGPVDHLHAVLAQVGARVLVDGVAVRPGHPMLLARLPDGRPLVGLPGNPLAAVSGLLTLAEPVLCGLLRRLEPEPVLTTLRETVTGHPHDTRLVPVRGGVPLHHVGPAMLRGLVTADAMAVIPPHGGLAGSDVRLLRLPGA